GAACCAGAACCACTCCCGGGGCGTGCTGCGGCTGACCTCGACGGACCCCGAGGACCAGCCGCTGGTGCGGCAGCGGATGCTGTCCGACGAGCGGGATCTCGCCCTCCTGCGCCACGGCGTACGCACGCTGGTCGGTCTGGCGCTCCGGCCCGAGGCGGCGGCCATCACGGAAGGCTCCGTCGAGAAGGAGAACGAGGCCCTGTTCGCCGTCCTGGACAGCGACAGCCGACTCGACGGCCATCTGCTGGACACGGTCGTGGACGCGCAGCACGGCACCAGCACCTGCCGGATGGGCGCTGCCGACGACCCCGGCGCGGTCGTGGACAGCGAGTGCCGCGTCCTCGGCGTCGAGGGCCTGCGCGTGGTCGACGCCTCGGTGTTCCCCTCCGTGCCGCGCGCCAACACCAACCTCGCCACGATCATGGCGGGGGAGCTCATGGCCGACCGGATCGCCTGATACAGCCGCGTCCGCCCGTTCCCCGTACCGAAGGAGACCCTCCCGGTGAAGACCTTGCAGAATCTGATCGGCGGCAGTTGGGAGGACTCCCTGGGTGACGCGCTGCTCGATGTCGTCAACCCCGCGACCGAGGATGTCATCGCCCACATCCCCGGCGGCTCACCGGAAGACATCGGGCGAGCGGTGGCCGCGGCCGAACGGGCCCAGCCCGCATGGGCGGCCCTGCCGGTGGCCGAACGCGTCGCCCGCATCTCGGCCTGGGCCGACACGGTGGCCGGGCACGCGGAGGAGCTGGCCGAACTGGAGTGCCGGGAGATGGGCAAGCCGGTCGGCGTCGGCCGCACCTTCATCGAGGGAGCGGTCGCCGGTCTCAAGGCGTCGGCCGCCCAGGCACTGTCGTACAGCTTCGAGGAGACGGTCGACCACCCCGACGGCAGCTCGACACGGCTGCTTCGCCATCCCCTGGGGGCCGCCGCGGTGATCACGCCGTGGAATTTTCCGGTCACCATGGTTCTCGGCGCGCTGGGCCCGCTGCTGGCAGCCGGCAACACCGTCGTCGTCAAGCCCTCGGAGCGGTCGCCGCTGTCGGCCGTACGGCTCTTCGAACTGCTGGACCTGCCGCCCGGCGTGGTGAATCTGGTTCTTGGCGACGCACGTGCCGGAGCACCGCTGGCCGAGCACGAGCGGATCCAGCTCGTGCACTTCACCGGGTCCGTCGAGGCGGGCCGGCAGGTCGGCGCGCGCACCGGCGACATGCTGCGCCGCGCGGTCCTCGAACTCGGCGGCAAGGACCCCGTCGTCATCGACTCGGGGGTCGACCCCGTCTCGACGGCGGCGGCCGTCGCGTTCGGCGCCTTCATCAACACCGGTCAGATCTGCACGTCCATGGAACGCGTCTACGTGCACCAGGACGTCGCCGACGAGTTCGTCGCCGCCCTGGTGGAGGAGGCGGAGGCCTACGCCTTCGGCGACGGTCACGACGAAGGCGTCATGATGGGGCCGCTGGTCGACGAGCGTCAGCGCGGCATCGTCCGGCGCCACGTCGCGGACGCCGTCGAGCGCGGTGCGACGATCCGCGCGGGAGGAGCCGAGCCGGACGGCAAGGGCTTCTTCTACCCGGCCACGGTGCTCACCGGTGTGGACGAGTCGATGCTGGTGATGAGCGAGGAGACCTTCGGTCCGCTCGCGCCGGTCGTGGTCGTCTCCTCCTTCGAGGAAGGCCTGGAGCGCGCTTCCCGGTCCCGCTTCGGGCTCGGCGCGACGGTCTACACGGACGACCCCGCTCACATGGCCGCCGCCGCCCGGATTCCCGCGGGCGTCGTCTGGATCAACCAGTGGCAAGGCGGTGGCCCCGAGCGCCTGTACGAACCGGCCGGTGACAGCGGGCTGGGCGCCACGGGATCGACCGCGGCCTATGACGCGGCCACCCGCCCGGCCTCCGTCCACCTCGCCGCGCGGAGCGCCTCGTGAGCGCCGCGCCGAGGGACCCCAAGAGCGTGATCGAGCGGCGGATCCGGGCCGCGGAGGCCGGCCTGGTCGGCCTGTCGCACCGTGTCCACGCCCACCCGGAGTTGGCGTTCGAGGAGGTCCGGGCCAGTGCCTGGGTCGCCGAGGAGCTGAGCGAGGCCGGGTTCGACGTCGAACACGGCTGCTACGGGCTGCCCACCGCGGTACGCGCCAGCGTGGGCTCGGGGCCGCTGCACATCGCCGTCTGCGCGGAGTACGACGCCCTGCCGGGGATCGGCCACGCCTGCGGGCACAACGTCATCGCCGCCGCCGCGGTGGGCGCCGGGCTGGGACTCGCCGGGCTCGCCGACGACCTCGGGCTCACGGTCACGGTGCTCGGGACACCGGCCGAGGAGGGCGGCGGCGGCAAGGCCTTGATGCTCGGACGCGGAGCGTTCGACGGGCTGGACGCCGCCATGATGGTGCACCCCGCCGCCGTCGAGATGACGGCCATGCCCGGCTCGGCGGTCTCCATGTTCGACGTGTCCTACCGCGGCACACCAGCGCACGCGGGCGCCTACCCCGAGCAGGGGGTCAACGCCGCCGATGCCATGACCGTCGCCCAGGTGGCCATCGGCCTGATGCGCCAGCAGACCACGGGCACGGACCGCGTCCAGGGCATCGTCACCGAAGCCGGCAGCGCGGCGAACGTCATCCCGGACGCCAGCCGTGGCCGGTGGATCGTCCGTACGGACGCCCTGGAGGCGCTCGCACCCCTCACGGCGCGCGTACGGCGCTGCTTCGAGGCCGGGG
This sequence is a window from Streptomyces sp. NBC_01775. Protein-coding genes within it:
- a CDS encoding aldehyde dehydrogenase family protein, with the protein product MKTLQNLIGGSWEDSLGDALLDVVNPATEDVIAHIPGGSPEDIGRAVAAAERAQPAWAALPVAERVARISAWADTVAGHAEELAELECREMGKPVGVGRTFIEGAVAGLKASAAQALSYSFEETVDHPDGSSTRLLRHPLGAAAVITPWNFPVTMVLGALGPLLAAGNTVVVKPSERSPLSAVRLFELLDLPPGVVNLVLGDARAGAPLAEHERIQLVHFTGSVEAGRQVGARTGDMLRRAVLELGGKDPVVIDSGVDPVSTAAAVAFGAFINTGQICTSMERVYVHQDVADEFVAALVEEAEAYAFGDGHDEGVMMGPLVDERQRGIVRRHVADAVERGATIRAGGAEPDGKGFFYPATVLTGVDESMLVMSEETFGPLAPVVVVSSFEEGLERASRSRFGLGATVYTDDPAHMAAAARIPAGVVWINQWQGGGPERLYEPAGDSGLGATGSTAAYDAATRPASVHLAARSAS
- a CDS encoding amidohydrolase, translating into MSAAPRDPKSVIERRIRAAEAGLVGLSHRVHAHPELAFEEVRASAWVAEELSEAGFDVEHGCYGLPTAVRASVGSGPLHIAVCAEYDALPGIGHACGHNVIAAAAVGAGLGLAGLADDLGLTVTVLGTPAEEGGGGKALMLGRGAFDGLDAAMMVHPAAVEMTAMPGSAVSMFDVSYRGTPAHAGAYPEQGVNAADAMTVAQVAIGLMRQQTTGTDRVQGIVTEAGSAANVIPDASRGRWIVRTDALEALAPLTARVRRCFEAGALATGCELSITPAGPDYADLRPDPGLLALYRANAEALGRTFPDLPGGAAVGAATDMGNVSHVVPAIHPMLGLDCAPAVNHQPEFTAACVTPAADRAVTDGALAMAWTAADLAARTEPAHA